One Pseudomonas muyukensis DNA segment encodes these proteins:
- the murE gene encoding UDP-N-acetylmuramoyl-L-alanyl-D-glutamate--2,6-diaminopimelate ligase, producing the protein MTMPLSKLFAHASRDPLIRELTLDSRQVRQGDLFLAVPGAKVDGREHIADALSRGAAAVAYEEQGTCVLPITDAPLIPVKGLIGQLSQIAGRFYGEPSRQMNLVGVTGTNGKTSVTQLVAQALDALGQRCGLIGTLGTGFYGELQSGRLTTPDPIAVQSTLNDLKKTGARAVAMEVSSHALEQGRVAALEFDIAVMTNLSRDHLDYHGSMEAYEAAKAKLFAWPSLRCQVVNLDDAFGRRLAADFARRPSTDHIETRLLSYSLENPDASLFCREATFDDDGVRATLVTAQGERSLRSQLLGRFNLSNMLAAVATLLALDYSLDEILKITPQLQGPVGRMQRLGGGDKPLVVVDYAHTPDALEKVLEALRPHAHGKLLCLFGCGGDRDAGKRPLMAAVAERLADRVLVTDDNPRTEDPQRIFDDIRPGFAQPDSVEFVAGRGQAIAHLVATAAAEDVIVLAGKGHEDYQEINGQRHDFSDLVEAEKALAAWEAPHA; encoded by the coding sequence ATGACGATGCCATTGAGCAAATTGTTCGCCCATGCCAGCCGCGATCCGTTGATCCGCGAGCTGACCCTGGACAGCCGCCAGGTGCGCCAGGGCGATCTGTTCCTCGCCGTGCCGGGCGCCAAGGTCGACGGCCGTGAGCATATTGCCGACGCGCTGTCCCGTGGCGCCGCCGCGGTCGCCTATGAAGAGCAGGGCACCTGCGTGTTGCCGATTACCGACGCGCCGCTGATCCCGGTCAAGGGGCTGATCGGCCAGCTGTCGCAGATCGCCGGTCGCTTCTATGGCGAGCCCAGCCGCCAGATGAACCTGGTGGGTGTCACCGGCACCAATGGCAAGACCAGCGTCACTCAGCTGGTAGCCCAGGCGCTCGATGCCCTTGGTCAGCGTTGCGGGCTGATCGGCACCCTGGGCACCGGCTTCTACGGTGAATTGCAGAGCGGCCGCCTGACCACGCCAGACCCCATCGCCGTGCAGTCGACCCTCAACGACCTGAAAAAAACGGGTGCCAGGGCCGTGGCCATGGAAGTGTCCTCTCACGCCCTCGAGCAAGGGCGCGTCGCCGCGCTGGAGTTCGATATCGCGGTGATGACCAACCTGTCGCGCGATCACCTGGACTATCACGGCAGCATGGAGGCCTACGAGGCCGCCAAGGCCAAGCTGTTCGCCTGGCCGAGCCTGCGTTGCCAGGTGGTCAACCTGGACGATGCCTTTGGCCGCCGCCTGGCTGCCGACTTCGCCCGCCGCCCGAGTACCGATCATATCGAGACCCGGTTGCTCAGCTACAGCCTGGAAAACCCGGACGCTTCGCTGTTCTGCCGCGAGGCCACGTTCGACGATGATGGCGTACGGGCTACCCTCGTCACCGCGCAGGGCGAACGCAGCCTGCGCAGCCAACTGCTGGGGCGCTTCAATCTGAGCAACATGCTGGCGGCGGTGGCGACCTTGCTGGCGCTGGATTATTCGCTGGACGAGATCCTGAAAATCACCCCGCAGCTGCAAGGCCCGGTCGGTCGCATGCAGCGCCTGGGTGGCGGTGACAAGCCGTTGGTAGTGGTCGACTACGCCCACACCCCTGATGCCCTGGAAAAGGTGCTGGAGGCCTTGCGCCCGCACGCCCACGGCAAGTTGCTGTGCCTGTTCGGCTGTGGTGGTGATCGTGACGCCGGCAAGCGCCCGCTGATGGCTGCGGTGGCCGAGCGCCTGGCCGATCGTGTACTGGTGACTGATGACAACCCGCGTACCGAAGATCCGCAGCGCATCTTCGATGACATTCGCCCCGGCTTTGCCCAACCCGACAGCGTGGAGTTCGTCGCTGGCCGTGGCCAGGCCATTGCCCACCTGGTCGCCACTGCGGCTGCCGAGGATGTGATCGTGCTGGCCGGCAAGGGGCACGAGGATTACCAGGAGATCAATGGCCAGCGCCATGACTTCTCCGATTTGGTCGAAGCCGAGAAGGCCCTTGCCGCCTGGGAGGCTCCACATGCTTAA
- a CDS encoding UDP-N-acetylmuramoyl-tripeptide--D-alanyl-D-alanine ligase: MLKPMMLSQLTAALKARLAGADACFTGVSIDSRSVAAGQLFVALSGPRFDGHDYLADVKAKGAVAALVEREITDVDLPQLVVADCRVALGQLGALNRAGFDKPVVAITGSSGKTTVKEMLAAILRTRGPVHATRGNLNNDLGAPLTLLEIAPEHSAAVIELGASRIGEIRYTVGLTRPQVVIINNAGTAHVGEFGGPEKIVEAKGEILEGLGEGGTAILNLADKAFDIWRKRAGSHRVVSFALDNPQADFHASDIGRDARGCPSFTLHGPDGSVPVQLNLLGTHNVSNALAAAAAAHAVGLSLSGIAAGLGAVQPVKGRTVAQIAANGVRVIDDSYNANPTSMCAAIDILAGFSGRTVLVLGDIGELGQWAEEGHRQVGDYARGKVDALYAVGTNMAHAVQAFGANARHFATQAELIDAVSAETASDTTILIKGSRSAAMENVVAALCEACGEKH, translated from the coding sequence ATGCTTAAGCCCATGATGCTCAGCCAGCTGACTGCTGCGTTGAAAGCACGCCTGGCAGGCGCCGACGCCTGCTTCACCGGCGTCAGCATCGACAGCCGCAGCGTCGCTGCCGGCCAACTGTTCGTCGCCCTCAGCGGGCCGCGCTTCGATGGCCACGACTACCTGGCCGATGTGAAGGCCAAGGGTGCGGTCGCCGCGCTGGTCGAGCGCGAAATCACCGATGTCGATCTGCCGCAATTGGTGGTCGCCGACTGCCGCGTCGCCCTCGGCCAGCTTGGCGCGCTGAACCGTGCCGGCTTCGACAAGCCGGTGGTGGCCATCACCGGCTCCAGCGGCAAGACCACGGTCAAGGAAATGCTTGCCGCGATCCTGCGTACCCGCGGCCCGGTGCATGCCACCCGCGGCAACCTGAACAACGACCTTGGCGCGCCGCTGACCCTGCTGGAGATCGCCCCGGAGCACAGCGCTGCTGTAATTGAACTGGGCGCGTCGCGCATTGGCGAGATCCGCTACACCGTCGGCCTCACCCGGCCGCAGGTGGTCATCATCAATAACGCTGGAACCGCCCACGTCGGCGAGTTCGGCGGCCCGGAAAAGATCGTCGAAGCCAAGGGCGAGATCCTCGAAGGCCTGGGCGAGGGCGGCACGGCCATCCTCAACCTGGCCGACAAGGCGTTCGATATCTGGCGCAAGCGTGCCGGCAGTCACCGTGTCGTCAGCTTCGCCCTGGACAACCCACAGGCCGACTTCCATGCCAGTGACATTGGTCGCGATGCCCGTGGCTGCCCATCGTTCACCCTGCACGGCCCGGACGGCAGCGTCCCGGTGCAACTGAACCTGCTCGGCACCCACAACGTCAGCAACGCCCTGGCCGCTGCCGCTGCCGCCCACGCTGTCGGTCTGAGCCTGAGCGGTATCGCCGCGGGCCTGGGCGCCGTGCAACCGGTCAAGGGTCGCACCGTGGCGCAGATCGCCGCGAACGGCGTGCGCGTGATCGACGACAGCTACAACGCAAATCCCACCTCGATGTGCGCCGCCATTGATATACTCGCCGGCTTTTCCGGCCGCACCGTCCTGGTGCTCGGGGATATCGGCGAGCTGGGGCAATGGGCCGAGGAAGGTCACCGGCAAGTGGGCGACTACGCCCGCGGCAAGGTCGACGCGCTGTACGCGGTGGGCACCAACATGGCCCATGCTGTTCAGGCGTTTGGCGCCAATGCCCGCCATTTCGCTACTCAAGCTGAGCTGATCGATGCCGTTAGCGCCGAGACCGCCAGCGATACCACTATCTTGATCAAGGGCTCGCGCAGCGCTGCGATGGAAAACGTCGTGGCAGCCTTGTGCGAAGCTTGCGGGGAGAAACATTAA
- the mraY gene encoding phospho-N-acetylmuramoyl-pentapeptide-transferase, translating into MLLLLAEYLQQFHKGFAVFQYLTLRGILGVLTALSLALWLGPWMIRTLQIRQIGQAVRNDGPQSHLSKSGTPTMGGALILSAIAISTLLWADLSNRYVWVVLIVTLAFGAIGWVDDYRKVIEKNSRGLPSRWKYFWQSVFGLAAAIFLYQTAPTSVETTLIIPMVKDLAIPLGAGFIVLTYFVIVGSSNAVNLTDGLDGLAIMPTVMVGGALGIFCYLSGNVKFAEYLLIPYVPGAGELIVFCGALIGAGLGFLWFNTYPAQVFMGDVGALALGAALGTIAVIVRQEIVLFIMGGVFVMETLSVVIQVASFKLTGKRVFRMAPIHHHFELKGWPEPRVIVRFWIITVILVLIGLATLKLR; encoded by the coding sequence ATGCTGCTGCTGTTGGCCGAGTATCTGCAACAGTTCCACAAGGGCTTCGCGGTCTTCCAGTACCTGACCCTGCGCGGGATCCTGGGTGTGCTGACCGCGTTGTCCCTGGCCCTGTGGCTGGGCCCCTGGATGATTCGTACCCTGCAGATCCGCCAGATCGGCCAGGCCGTGCGTAACGACGGCCCGCAATCGCACCTGTCCAAGTCCGGCACCCCGACCATGGGCGGTGCGCTGATCCTGTCGGCCATCGCCATCAGCACCCTGCTGTGGGCCGACCTGAGCAACCGTTATGTGTGGGTGGTGCTGATCGTCACCCTGGCGTTCGGCGCCATCGGCTGGGTCGACGACTACCGCAAGGTGATCGAGAAGAACTCCCGTGGCCTGCCGAGCCGCTGGAAGTATTTCTGGCAATCGGTATTTGGCCTGGCGGCGGCGATCTTCCTCTACCAGACCGCGCCGACCAGCGTCGAAACCACGCTGATCATCCCGATGGTCAAGGACCTGGCCATTCCGCTGGGTGCCGGGTTCATCGTGCTCACCTATTTCGTCATCGTCGGCTCGAGCAACGCGGTCAACCTCACCGACGGCCTCGATGGCCTGGCGATCATGCCGACGGTGATGGTCGGCGGTGCCCTGGGCATCTTCTGCTACCTGTCGGGCAACGTGAAGTTCGCCGAATACCTGCTGATCCCCTACGTGCCGGGCGCCGGCGAGCTGATCGTGTTCTGCGGCGCGCTGATCGGCGCCGGCCTGGGCTTCCTGTGGTTCAACACCTACCCGGCCCAGGTGTTCATGGGCGACGTCGGCGCCCTGGCGCTGGGCGCCGCGCTGGGCACCATCGCGGTGATCGTGCGCCAGGAAATCGTGCTGTTCATCATGGGCGGCGTGTTCGTCATGGAAACCCTGTCGGTGGTCATCCAGGTGGCCTCCTTCAAGCTGACCGGCAAGCGCGTGTTCCGCATGGCGCCGATTCACCACCACTTTGAACTCAAGGGCTGGCCCGAGCCTCGGGTGATCGTCCGCTTCTGGATCATCACCGTGATCCTGGTGCTGATCGGCCTTGCCACCCTGAAACTGAGGTAA
- the murD gene encoding UDP-N-acetylmuramoyl-L-alanine--D-glutamate ligase, with the protein MSLIASDQFRIVVGLGKSGMSLVRFLANRGIAFAVADTREQPPELDTLRREYPQVEVRCGELDVEFLCRANELYVSPGLALATPALQQAAARGVKLSGDIELFARHAKAPIVAISGSNAKSTVTTLVGEMAAKAGKRVAVGGNLGTPALDLLDDSVELYVMELSSFQLETTDQLNAEVATVLNVSEDHMDRYSGLPAYHLAKHRIFRGARQVVVNRQDALSRPLPVEGRPCWTFGLNAPDFKAFGLREVDGEKHLAFEFQTLMPVRELKIRGAHNQSNALAALALGHAGGLPFAPMLEALREFKGLAHRCQWVRERNGVNWYDDSKATNVGAALAAIEGLGADIDGKLVLIAGGDGKGADFAALRAPVAQHCRAVVLLGRDAERLAETLKDAVLLVHVQTLDEAVQRCAELAQPGDAVLLSPACASLDMFKNFEQRGRLFAQAAEALA; encoded by the coding sequence GTGTCACTGATCGCTTCCGACCAATTCCGCATCGTTGTCGGCCTCGGCAAGAGCGGCATGTCCCTGGTTCGCTTCCTGGCGAACCGGGGCATTGCCTTTGCGGTCGCCGACACCCGCGAGCAACCGCCGGAACTGGACACCCTGCGCCGTGAATACCCGCAGGTGGAAGTGCGCTGTGGCGAGCTGGACGTCGAGTTCCTCTGCCGTGCCAACGAGCTGTACGTGAGCCCCGGCCTGGCCCTGGCCACTCCGGCCCTGCAGCAGGCCGCCGCGCGCGGCGTGAAGCTGTCTGGCGATATCGAGCTGTTCGCCCGTCATGCCAAGGCGCCGATCGTGGCGATCAGTGGTTCCAACGCCAAGAGCACCGTGACCACCCTGGTCGGCGAGATGGCCGCCAAGGCAGGCAAACGTGTGGCAGTGGGTGGCAACCTCGGCACCCCGGCACTGGACCTGCTCGACGACAGCGTCGAGCTCTATGTGATGGAGCTGTCGAGTTTCCAGCTGGAGACCACCGACCAGCTCAATGCCGAAGTCGCCACCGTGCTCAATGTCAGCGAAGACCACATGGACCGCTACAGCGGCCTGCCGGCCTATCACCTGGCCAAGCACAGAATCTTCCGCGGGGCGCGCCAGGTGGTGGTGAACCGCCAGGACGCCCTCAGCCGGCCGCTGCCGGTCGAAGGTCGGCCGTGCTGGACCTTTGGCCTCAATGCCCCGGATTTCAAGGCTTTTGGCCTGCGCGAAGTCGATGGTGAGAAACACCTGGCATTCGAATTCCAGACCCTGATGCCCGTGCGTGAGCTGAAGATTCGTGGCGCCCATAACCAGAGCAACGCCTTGGCCGCCCTGGCCCTGGGCCATGCCGGCGGATTGCCGTTCGCGCCGATGCTCGAGGCCTTGCGTGAGTTCAAGGGCCTGGCGCACCGCTGCCAGTGGGTCCGTGAGCGTAACGGGGTGAACTGGTACGACGATTCCAAGGCCACCAACGTCGGCGCTGCCCTGGCTGCCATCGAAGGCCTGGGGGCCGATATCGACGGCAAGCTGGTGCTGATTGCCGGCGGTGATGGCAAGGGTGCCGACTTTGCCGCCCTGCGCGCACCGGTGGCGCAGCATTGCCGCGCTGTGGTGCTGCTGGGCCGTGATGCCGAGCGCCTGGCCGAAACGCTCAAGGATGCCGTGCTGCTGGTGCACGTGCAGACCCTGGACGAAGCCGTGCAGCGCTGCGCCGAACTGGCCCAGCCGGGGGATGCGGTGCTGCTGTCGCCGGCCTGCGCCAGCCTCGACATGTTCAAGAACTTCGAACAACGCGGGCGCCTGTTCGCCCAGGCGGCGGAGGCGCTGGCATGA